From the genome of Naumannella halotolerans, one region includes:
- a CDS encoding PLP-dependent aminotransferase family protein produces the protein MSSGHPSGPLPLADRADQLVGSVIDSSTSLLAAQTHDIVRFAMGAPAPEAIPDSEFTAIADRVWDPDSFTYGATEGEPELIEAVAERLDVPCDPERIVITSGGMQGLDLAGKLFIDPGDLVVIESPTYTNGSATALSYGADLLEVGMDDDGMDVDQLEELVARAGRTPKAIYTIPNFQNPKGVTLSRERRERVIELARRWNSVIIDDDPYGMLRFRGDPIPGFPELSDNDPLVFSVRTFSKILAPGLRVGWVDADPRLRQLLINAKQAMDTCTNVPAQQLVAGYIATGGLADHLDHLRGLYAEREAAMQTSLQTHLGELVSSTHPDGGFFCWLTLNGADGVFPPQELFELALAEGVAYIPGVAFSPAGAFSDALRLCFASSTPERIDEGVRRLAVALDRARAELTPAS, from the coding sequence GTTCGGTGATCGACTCCTCGACCTCGTTGCTGGCCGCCCAGACCCATGACATCGTCCGGTTTGCCATGGGCGCCCCCGCCCCGGAGGCGATTCCGGACTCCGAGTTCACCGCCATCGCCGACCGGGTCTGGGATCCCGACTCGTTCACCTATGGCGCGACCGAGGGCGAGCCCGAACTGATCGAGGCAGTCGCCGAACGGCTCGACGTTCCCTGTGATCCCGAGCGGATCGTGATCACCAGTGGCGGTATGCAGGGTCTGGATCTCGCGGGCAAGCTGTTCATCGATCCCGGGGATCTGGTGGTGATCGAATCCCCGACCTACACCAATGGTTCGGCCACCGCCCTGTCCTACGGTGCCGACCTGCTGGAGGTGGGCATGGACGACGACGGCATGGATGTCGACCAACTGGAGGAATTGGTCGCGCGCGCCGGCCGTACCCCGAAGGCGATCTACACCATCCCGAACTTCCAGAACCCCAAGGGCGTCACCCTTTCCCGCGAACGGCGTGAGCGCGTGATCGAACTCGCACGCCGCTGGAACTCGGTGATCATCGACGACGACCCCTACGGCATGTTGCGGTTCCGCGGTGACCCGATTCCGGGCTTCCCCGAGTTGAGCGACAACGACCCGCTGGTCTTCTCCGTCCGTACCTTCTCCAAGATCCTGGCACCCGGCCTGCGGGTCGGCTGGGTGGACGCCGACCCGCGGCTGCGGCAGTTGTTGATCAACGCCAAACAGGCGATGGACACCTGCACCAATGTGCCGGCCCAGCAGCTCGTCGCCGGCTACATCGCCACCGGCGGTCTGGCCGATCACCTGGACCACCTGCGGGGGTTGTACGCCGAACGGGAGGCCGCGATGCAGACCTCCCTGCAGACCCATCTGGGCGAGCTGGTGAGCAGTACCCATCCTGATGGTGGCTTCTTCTGCTGGCTCACGTTGAACGGTGCCGACGGGGTGTTCCCGCCGCAGGAGCTCTTCGAACTGGCACTGGCCGAGGGGGTGGCCTACATTCCCGGCGTCGCCTTTTCCCCTGCCGGTGCGTTCTCCGATGCCCTGCGCCTGTGCTTCGCCTCCAGCACCCCCGAACGGATCGACGAAGGGGTACGGCGGCTGGCCGTCGCCCTGGACCGGGCGCGTGCCGAGCTCACACCGGCGAGCTGA